Proteins from one Methanococcus maripaludis C5 genomic window:
- the rpe gene encoding ribulose-phosphate 3-epimerase → MVMIGASILSADYGHMEQEVKKAEEGNIDFFHVDIMDGHFVPNLSMGLRVPHYLKSITDVPIDVHLMVENPELFIPKLADAADIIAFHAESSKYLFRTVDMIKEHDAKPIVALNPSTPIGNVEYVLENLYGVLVMTVEPGFSGQSFINPMLKKIDNLKNKILTEGYNTKIFVDGGINLETAPKAVEAGADALIAASAIYGKEDVKKAVNDLRNSANFKI, encoded by the coding sequence ATGGTAATGATTGGTGCATCCATTCTTTCTGCAGATTACGGGCATATGGAACAAGAAGTAAAAAAAGCCGAAGAAGGAAATATTGATTTCTTTCACGTTGATATAATGGACGGACACTTTGTACCGAACTTAAGTATGGGGCTTAGGGTTCCCCACTATTTGAAAAGTATAACTGACGTTCCAATTGACGTACATTTAATGGTTGAAAATCCCGAGTTATTTATTCCTAAACTGGCAGATGCTGCAGATATAATTGCATTTCACGCAGAATCCAGCAAATATTTATTTAGAACTGTTGACATGATAAAAGAACACGACGCAAAGCCAATAGTTGCATTAAATCCCTCAACACCAATCGGTAACGTGGAATACGTTTTAGAAAATCTGTATGGTGTTTTGGTGATGACAGTTGAGCCAGGTTTTTCAGGGCAGTCTTTTATAAATCCAATGCTTAAAAAAATAGATAATTTAAAAAACAAAATATTGACTGAAGGCTACAATACAAAAATCTTTGTAGATGGTGGAATTAATCTGGAAACTGCACCAAAAGCTGTTGAAGCAGGGGCAGACGCATTAATTGCAGCTTCAGCAATATATGGGAAGGAAGATGTTAAAAAAGCAGTAAATGATTTAAGAAATTCTGCAAACTTTAAAATTTAA
- a CDS encoding M42 family metallopeptidase produces MSTLDYLKILATEKGISGREDKVREYMEKELEKYCDSIETDKFGNLIAKKGSTGPKIMIASHMDEIGLMVKFIDDKGFLKFTKIGGINDQMLLNQKVIVHSNEGDIVGVLGSKPPHKMKESERNKLISAEHMFIDIGAKNKEDAEKMGVEIGTAISFKSEFDNLGGNVVSCKSFDNRAGCAVVLKTMELLKDMDLKCQVYAVGTVQEEVGLKGAKTSAFGINPDIAFALDVTICGDHPGIKLEDAPVELGKGPVATIVDASGRGIITHPTVLRMVRDVAKADEIPVQYEVGEGGTTDATAIHLTRDGIPTGVISVPSRYIHTPVEVIDTEDLEKTTELVVACIKKVHEYF; encoded by the coding sequence ATGAGTACACTCGATTATTTAAAGATTCTCGCAACAGAAAAAGGAATTTCTGGAAGAGAAGATAAAGTAAGAGAATACATGGAAAAAGAACTTGAAAAATACTGTGACAGCATTGAAACAGATAAATTTGGAAATTTAATTGCAAAAAAAGGATCAACTGGTCCAAAAATTATGATTGCATCACACATGGATGAAATCGGACTTATGGTTAAGTTCATCGATGACAAAGGATTTTTAAAATTTACAAAAATTGGTGGAATTAACGACCAGATGCTTTTAAACCAGAAAGTCATCGTTCACAGCAACGAAGGCGATATTGTTGGTGTTTTAGGTTCAAAACCACCTCACAAAATGAAAGAAAGCGAAAGAAACAAGTTAATTTCTGCTGAACACATGTTTATCGACATCGGTGCAAAAAATAAAGAAGATGCAGAAAAAATGGGTGTTGAAATCGGTACTGCGATTTCATTCAAGTCTGAATTCGACAACCTCGGTGGAAACGTAGTTTCATGTAAATCATTTGACAACAGGGCAGGCTGTGCAGTTGTTTTGAAAACCATGGAATTACTTAAAGATATGGATTTAAAATGTCAGGTTTACGCTGTTGGAACCGTTCAGGAAGAAGTTGGATTAAAAGGTGCAAAAACATCTGCATTTGGAATTAATCCCGATATTGCATTCGCACTTGATGTTACAATCTGTGGAGACCACCCGGGAATTAAATTAGAAGATGCACCAGTGGAACTTGGAAAAGGCCCTGTTGCTACAATCGTAGATGCATCTGGAAGAGGAATTATTACACACCCAACAGTTTTAAGAATGGTTAGAGATGTTGCAAAAGCAGATGAAATTCCTGTCCAATATGAAGTTGGAGAAGGAGGAACTACTGATGCAACTGCAATCCACTTAACAAGAGATGGAATTCCAACAGGAGTTATATCCGTTCCTTCAAGATACATCCACACACCAGTTGAAGTTATTGATACAGAAGACCTTGAAAAAACAACCGAACTCGTTGTTGCGTGCATTAAAAAAGTACACGAATACTTTTAA
- a CDS encoding transketolase family protein, with protein MNGKKKGMREAYGETLAELGEVNENIVVLDADLSGSTKTGIFAKKYPERFFNAGIAEQNMMGMAAGLSRTGKTVFASTFAMFATGRAWEQIRNSIAYPGLNVKICATHSGVTVGEDGASHEMTEDIAIMRAIPKMIVISPSDYLETKSAVRWAATYEGPVYVRMPRGNTEIIFENEEEAKFEFGKARILKEGTDITLIATGELVPEAINASKILSEKGISAEVIAIATIKPIDKDAIKNSKDFIVSIEDHSIVAGLGGAISEVIAEEGLNKKLLRIGINDEFGKSGKAGDLLKYYKLDSESIAETVLNAYKK; from the coding sequence ATGAACGGAAAAAAAAAAGGAATGAGGGAGGCTTACGGTGAAACGCTGGCCGAACTTGGTGAAGTAAATGAAAATATTGTGGTGCTTGACGCTGATTTGTCAGGTTCTACTAAAACAGGCATTTTTGCTAAAAAATATCCTGAAAGATTTTTCAATGCAGGAATTGCAGAACAGAACATGATGGGTATGGCAGCAGGACTTTCAAGAACTGGAAAAACTGTGTTTGCATCAACTTTTGCAATGTTTGCAACAGGAAGAGCTTGGGAGCAGATTAGAAATTCTATCGCGTATCCTGGTTTAAATGTAAAAATATGTGCAACACACAGTGGCGTTACCGTTGGTGAAGATGGGGCATCTCACGAAATGACTGAAGACATTGCAATAATGAGAGCAATCCCAAAAATGATTGTAATATCGCCATCTGACTATTTGGAAACAAAAAGTGCTGTTAGGTGGGCTGCAACTTACGAAGGTCCAGTATATGTAAGAATGCCTAGAGGAAATACTGAAATAATTTTTGAAAACGAAGAAGAAGCAAAATTCGAGTTTGGAAAAGCAAGAATTTTAAAAGAAGGAACTGATATTACACTCATTGCAACAGGAGAACTCGTTCCAGAAGCAATCAACGCTTCAAAAATACTTTCTGAAAAAGGAATATCTGCAGAAGTCATTGCAATTGCAACAATAAAGCCAATTGATAAAGATGCAATAAAAAATTCAAAAGATTTCATAGTTTCAATCGAAGACCACAGTATTGTCGCAGGACTTGGTGGTGCAATTTCTGAAGTTATTGCAGAAGAAGGATTAAATAAAAAACTCCTTAGAATTGGTATCAATGACGAGTTTGGAAAATCTGGAAAAGCAGGAGATTTATTGAAATATTATAAACTTGACTCAGAAAGTATTGCAGAAACAGTATTGAACGCATACAAAAAATAA
- a CDS encoding transketolase — MFLKSVKRMKNTKNLTFEELAAKSKSLRYNIVKMIGLAESGHPGGSLSAIDIITALYYNVMSYDPKNPELESRDRFILSKGHACPALYATLADLGYFKEEELWNLRQIGALLQGHPTIEIPGIEVNTGSLGQGFSSSVGVAIGCKLNKYENNVFVLLGDGECQEGQVWEAAMAAAHYKLDKLIGFVDRNKLQIDGCTEDVMCLADLKAKFSGFGFDVFEIEGHNYEEIIKTVELAKTMKNGKPKMIIANTIKGKGVSFMENNVGFHGKAPNNEELEKALTELQ, encoded by the coding sequence ATGTTTTTAAAATCGGTGAAAAGAATGAAAAACACAAAAAACTTGACTTTTGAAGAATTAGCTGCTAAATCAAAAAGTTTAAGATACAATATTGTAAAAATGATTGGACTTGCAGAATCTGGGCACCCTGGAGGATCCCTTTCAGCAATTGATATAATTACTGCTCTTTATTACAATGTTATGAGTTATGATCCAAAAAATCCAGAATTGGAATCAAGAGATAGGTTTATTTTAAGTAAAGGTCATGCATGTCCTGCACTTTATGCAACACTCGCAGATTTAGGCTATTTTAAAGAAGAAGAATTATGGAACTTAAGACAAATCGGAGCTCTTTTACAAGGACACCCGACAATTGAAATTCCTGGAATTGAGGTAAATACTGGTTCATTAGGCCAGGGATTTTCATCTTCAGTTGGTGTTGCAATTGGATGCAAATTAAACAAATATGAAAATAACGTTTTCGTTCTCTTAGGGGATGGAGAATGTCAAGAAGGGCAGGTTTGGGAAGCTGCAATGGCTGCGGCACACTACAAACTCGATAAGTTAATTGGTTTTGTTGATAGAAACAAACTCCAGATTGACGGCTGCACTGAAGATGTAATGTGTCTTGCAGATTTAAAGGCTAAATTTTCAGGATTTGGTTTTGATGTATTTGAAATCGAAGGTCACAATTATGAAGAAATTATCAAAACGGTGGAACTCGCAAAAACAATGAAAAACGGAAAGCCAAAAATGATTATCGCAAATACAATAAAAGGAAAAGGCGTATCATTCATGGAAAATAACGTTGGATTCCACGGAAAAGCTCCAAATAACGAAGAACTTGAAAAAGCACTTACAGAACTTCAGTAA
- a CDS encoding TrmB family transcriptional regulator sugar-binding domain-containing protein: MKKIGILEFLVLISVLVTALAIGYNFLSPTSAEYTFDGEEMYKCAWISENIMLKGFPLYADIDGTWTADSLEFSDRVQILAASGGTLTVAYDNKEMTIGGKLASKEDIAASKIYLVPLGNTIIRYNLESINGTSFSEICDIVYADIGDDLTVLEVDIDGSFAIDADTFSPTEQLEVINYFKYETALPKMSFVDGGLILKGTFNLDDLKNLDSLINPQKIVTSKMEVNIIVEESSNEINTENYNNAKLITWM, from the coding sequence ATGAAAAAAATCGGAATTTTAGAGTTTTTAGTTTTAATTTCAGTTTTGGTTACTGCCCTTGCAATCGGATATAACTTTTTAAGCCCGACATCAGCGGAGTATACATTTGATGGGGAAGAAATGTACAAATGTGCATGGATTTCTGAAAATATAATGCTTAAAGGTTTCCCTCTTTATGCAGATATTGATGGAACATGGACTGCTGACAGTTTAGAATTCTCTGATAGAGTACAAATTTTAGCTGCAAGTGGTGGAACTCTTACCGTTGCTTATGACAATAAAGAAATGACTATCGGTGGAAAACTTGCTTCAAAAGAAGATATTGCTGCAAGCAAAATATATCTGGTGCCTTTAGGAAACACGATAATCAGGTACAACTTGGAATCAATAAATGGAACTTCATTTTCAGAAATATGTGATATTGTTTATGCAGATATTGGTGACGATTTAACGGTTCTCGAAGTCGATATCGATGGTTCATTTGCAATCGATGCAGATACTTTTTCACCGACAGAGCAACTTGAAGTTATAAATTATTTCAAATACGAAACAGCTCTCCCAAAAATGAGTTTTGTGGATGGAGGGCTTATTTTAAAAGGAACGTTTAATTTGGATGACTTAAAAAATTTAGATAGTTTAATAAATCCTCAAAAAATTGTTACATCAAAAATGGAAGTAAATATTATTGTCGAAGAATCAAGTAACGAGATAAACACTGAAAATTATAACAATGCAAAACTTATAACCTGGATGTAA